The stretch of DNA AATTCCCTGGAGATAGTGAAACATCCTCTGCAAATGCAGAATAATAACTTCGGTTTTATTCCCACTCTCAATAAAGATCATAATGAAAGGAAACTATTCACTCAAATTAATTATCACAAAACCAAATAAATAAAATGGCAGACGTAAAAGCAATCGCAGAAGCGTTAGTTAACCTTACCGTTAAAGAGGTAAGTGAACTTGCAAAAGTATTGAAAGACGAATATGGAATCGAACCTGCAGCTGCTGCAGTTGTAGTTGCCAGTGGTAGCGGTGCTGCTGCTGCTGCTGAGAAAACGACTTTTGACGTAATTCTCAAAGTTGCCGGCGGACAAAAACTTCAGGTTGTTAAAGTCGTAAAAGACGCGACTGGACTTGGACTTAAAGAAGCAAAAGATCTCGTAGACGGAGCCCCAAAAACTCTTAAAGAAGCTATCAGCAAAGAAGATGCTGAAGCTTTGAAAAAGTCACTCGAAGAAGCGGGAGCTGAAGTTGAAATTAAGTAATCAACTTCATCACCGCATTACGGTTTAGATCTGGTTGTCCCGAGTACTCGGGATACAGGTCTGAACCTCTTTGTTGCTTACGAGCTTTTGTTTCACTCTTATTAATTCCTAATGGCCTTGGAAACGACTAAAAAACAGCAACGCATCAATTTCGCAAAAAGCAAAGCGCAAATTGATTATCCGGATTTTCTGGAGATCCAATTAAAATCATTCCAGGACTTTTTTCAGTTGGAAACTACCAGCGAAAATCGTCAGAACGAAGGGCTCTTCAAAGTTTTCTCGGAGAACTTCCCGATCAGTGATGCCCGGAATAATTTCGTTCTCGAATTCCTCGATTATTTTATTGACCCGCCACGTTACTCCATCGATGAGTGCATCGAGCGCGGTCTCACTCACAGTGTTCCGCTCAAAGCGAAACTGAAATTGTATTGCACAGATCCGGAACACGAAGATTTCGAAACCATCGTCCAGGATGTTTATCTCGGAACTATTCCGTACATGACTCCTCGCGCAACTTTCGTTATCAATGGAGCGGAACGTGTGATCGTTTCACAGTTGCATCGCTCGCCCGGAGTTTTCTTCGGTCAGAGCCGTCACGCTAACGGAACAAAACTTTATTCTGCACGCGTCATTCCGTTTAAAGGATCCTGGATCGAATTCGCAACGGATATTAATAATGTGATGTATGCCTACATCGACCGGAAGAAAAAATTACCGGTTACCACCCTTCTTCGCGCTATCGGATGGGAATCAGATAAACAGATCCTCGAACTTTTTGGACTTGCTGATGAAGTGAAAGTGAGCAAAGCTGCACTCAAAGCAGTGGTTGGACGTAAACTTGCTGCACGTGTTCTTAAAACATGGGTTGAAGATTTTGTGGATGAAGATACCGGCGAAGTGGTTTCTATCGAACGTAATGAAGTGATCATTGACCGCGAAACAATTCTTGAGAATTCTCATATCGATCTTATTGTGGATGCGAATGTGAAATCAATCATCCTTCACAAAGTCGATTCTGCTAATCTTGATTATTCCATTATTTACAACACGCTTCAGAAAGATACTTCCAATTCGGAAAAAGAAGCGGTTGAACATATTTATCGTCAGCTCCGTAATGCGGAACCACCTGATGAAGATACTGCACGCGGTATCATTGACAAACTCTTCTTCTCCGATAAACGTTATGATCTCGGCGAAGTGGGCCGTTACCGCCTGAATAAAAAACTCAAACAGAATACTTCAGAAGAAACCCGCGTCCTCACAAAAGATGATATCATCCAGATCATCAAATATCTCATTGAGCTCATTAACTCGAAAGCAGATATAGATGACATTGACCATCTTTCCAATCGTCGTGTGCGCACTGTAGGTGAACAATTGTATTCGCAATTCGGAGTTGGCCTCGCACGTATGGCGCGTACCATTCGCGAGCGAATGAATGTTCGCGACAACGAAGTGTTCACACCAACAGATCTCATTAATGCGAAAACACTTTCTTCCGTTATCAATTCATTTTTCGGAACGAACCAGCTTTCACAGTTTATGGATCAGACGAATCCGCTCGCCGAGATCACGCACAAGCGTCGTCTCTCTGCTCTCGGACCCGGAGGTCTTTCACGTGAGCGTGCAGGATTCGAAGTGCGCGACGTTCACTACACACACTACGGACGTCTCTGCACAATAGAAACTCCTGAAGGACCGAACATCGGTTTGATCTCTTCACTTTGTGTTTACGCGAAGATCAATAAACTCGGTTTCATTGAAACTCCTTATCGTACTGTTACGAATGGAAAAGTAGATGTGAATAAGCACGTAGTTTATCTCACCGCAGAAGAAGAAGATCAGCGCATCATTGCACAAGCGAATGCAGACATTGATGACAAAGGAAATTTCCGCGAGAAACGTATCAAGGCACGTTACGAATCAGATTATCCTGTTGTCGATCCTGAACAGATCGCATTGATGGACGTTGCTCCGAACCAGATCGCATCCATTGCAGCTTCTCTCATTCCGTTCCTCGAACATGATGATGCGAACCGTGCGTTGATGGGATCAAACATGCAACGCCAGGCCGTTCCACTTCTCCGCCCCGAAGCACCGATCGTTGGTACAGGTCTCGAAGGACTCATTGCCCGCGACTCGCGCGTACTCTGGCAGGCAGAAGGAGATGGAATTGTAGAATACGTAGACTCAACAGAGATCACTATTCGTTATAACCGGAATGATAAAGATCGCCTGCTGAGTTTTGACGATGATGTAAAAACTTATAAGCTCACCAAATTCCGCAAGACCAACCAGAGCACCTGCATCAACATCAGACCGATGGTGAAGAAAGGTGACAAGGTGAAACGCGGACATATTCTCTGCGAAGGATACGCAACTAAAGAAGGTGAGATCGCACTCGGAAGAAATCTCAAAGTGGCATTCATGCCGTGGAAAGGTTACAACTTCGAGGATGCTATTGTCATCAATGAAAAAGTTGTGCGCGATGATATTTTCACTTCCATTCACATTGATGAATACGTGATGGAAGTGCGCGATACAAAACGCGGACTTGAAGAACTCACAGCAGATATCCCGAACGTTTCTGAAGAAGCGACAAAAGATCTCGACGAGAACGGGTTGATCCGTGTGGGTGCTGAAGTGAAAGAAGGAGATATTCTCATTGGTAAAATCACACCAAAAGGTGAAACTGATCCTTCGCCGGAAGAAAAACTTCTTCGTGCGATCTTCGGCGATAAAGCCGGCGATGTGAAAGATGCATCATTGAAAGTTCCGCCTTCTATCCGCGGAGTGATCATTGATAAAAAACTTTTCTCCCGTGCTATCAAAGACAAAAAAGCAAAAGCCGACGAGAAATCGCTCGTTGAAAAGATCGACAAGGAAGAAGCTGTGGAAGCTTCTGCTCTCCGAGAAACACTTATTGAAAAACTTACTTCAGTGCTCAGCGGAAAAACCTGCGCCGGAGTTTTCAGTAACCTGAAAGAAGAGGTTGTCGAGAAAGGAATAAAGTTCACCGGAAAAGTTCTCGAGAAGATCGATTTCAATAATGTGAATTCTTCCAAGTGGACCAACGATCATGATGCGAATGAAATGGTGAAAACCATTCTTCATAATTTCAATATCAAGTTCAATGATCTCGGCGGAATTTACAAACGCAAAAAATTTGCACTCCAGGTGGGTGATGAATTACCAGCGGGAATCGTTCAGCTTGCAAAAGTTTACATCGCGAAAAAACGTAAACTGAAAGTCGGTGATAAAATGGCCGGCCGCCACGGAAACAAAGGAATCGTTGCGCGTATCGTGCGCGATGAAGACATGCCTTTCCTCGATGACGGAACACCGGTTGATATTGTGCTCAATCCGCTTGGCGTTCCTTCACGGATGAACCTCGGACAGATCTATGAAACTGTTCTTGCGTGGGCCGGACAAAAACTCGGAATGAAATTCTCGACACCGATTTTCGACGGAGCAACTATTGATGAGATCAACGGATATACTGACCAGGCAAGTTTGCCGCGTTACGGACGTACTTTCCTCACTGATGGAGGAACGGGAGAACGTTTCGATCAGCCTGCAACAGTTGGTATCATTTACATGTTGAAACTCGGACACATGGTTGACGATAAAATGCACGCGCGTTCCATCGGACCTTATTCGCTTATCACCCAGCAACCGCTCGGTGGTAAAGCGCAATTCGGTGGACAGCGTTTCGGTGAGATGGAAGTGTGGGCGCTCGAAGCATTCGGTGCTGCGAACATCCTGCAGGAAATCCTCACAATAAAATCAGACGACGTAGTTGGCCGTGCAAAAGCATACGAAGCGATCGTGAAAGGCGATAACATGCCTACTCCGGGAATTCCGGAATCGTTCAACGTGTTGCTGCACGAACTCCGTGGCCTTGCATTGAATGTCAGTCTTGACTGAAAAAGAGTTTTTCATTATTAAACGAACGTAATAACTCGCAATATGTCTTTCCGAAAAGAAGTAAAAATAAAAAGCAACTTCTCTACCATCACGATCAGTCTCGCCTCACCAGAGTCGATTCTCGAACGTTCGAGCGGAGAAGTTTTGAAACCGGAGACCATTAATTATCGCACGTACAAACCTGAACGCGATGGTTTGTTCTGCGAAAGGATTTTTGGTCCTGTTAAAGATTGGGAATGCCACTGCGGTAAATACAAACGTATCCGCTACAAAGGGATTGTTTGCGACCGGTGCGGTGTGGAAGTAACGGAGAAAAAAGTTCGCCGCGAAAGAATGGGACACATCAATCTTACTGTTCCTGTTGCGCACATCTGGTATTTCCGTTCTCTTCCGAATAAGATCGGTTATCTTCTTGGTTTGCCAACGAAGAAACTCGACATGATCATTTACTACGAACGTTATGTAGTGATCAATGCCGGGATCAAAGGTGCCGACGGGATCAACTATATGGATTTTCTCACTGAAGAACAGTATCTTGAAATTCTTGAAACACTTCCGAAAGAAAATCTTTATCTCGATGATCATGATCCGAATAAGTTCATTGCGAAAATGGGAGCAGAAGCATTGTATGATCTTCTGCAACGCATAAAGCTCGATGAACTTTCTTATGAACTCCGTCACAAAGCGAATAACGAAACTTCACAACAAAGAAAAAATGAAGCGTTGAAACGTCTTCAGGTTGTGGAAGCTTTCCGCCAGGCAAATAAAAATGTGCAGAACAATCCGGAATGGATGATCATCAAAGTTGTTCCGGTCATTCCGCCTGAATTGCGTCCGCTTGTTCCGCTTGATGGTGGCCGTTTTGCAACTTCTGACCTCAATGATCTTTATCGCCGCGTTATCATCCGCAATAATCGTTTGAAGCGTCTCATCGAGATCAAAGCTCCTGATGTGATTTTGCGAAATGAGAAACGTATGTTGCAGGAAGCTGTCGATTCACTCTTCGATAATTCACGCAAATCAAATGCGGTTAAAACAGAATCGAATCGTGCGCTCAAATCTCTTTCTGATTCACTCAAAGGAAAACAAGGACGTTTCCGCCAGAACCTTCTCGGAAAACGTGTCGACTATTCTGCACGTTCAGTAATTGTCGTTGGACCTGAATTGAAATTGCACGAATGCGGTTTGCCGAAAGATATGGCTGCAGAATTATTCAAGCCATTTATCATTCGCAAACTTATTGAAAGAGGAATTGTGAAGACCGTGAAATCGGCAAAGAAAATTGTTGATCGTAAAGATGCAGTGGTGTGGGATATTCTTGAGAATGTTCTGAAAGGACATCCTGTTCTGCTCAATCGTGCTCCTACTCTTCACCGCCTCGGTATCCAGGCGTTCCAGCCAAAACTCATCGAAGGAAAAGCTATTCAGCTTCACCCACTCGTGTGTACTGCGTTCAACGCCGACTTCGACGGTGACCAGATGGCCGTGCACGTTCCGCTTGGAAATGCTGCCATTCTCGAAGCGCAGATACTCATGCTCGCTGCACACAACATTCTGAATCCTGCCAACGGTGCGCCTATCGCAGTTCCTTCACAGGACATGGTGCTTGGTCTTTACTACATGACCAAAGGCATGAAGACAGATGATAAAGTAAAAGTGAAAGGCGAAGGATTGAAATTCTATAATTCGGAAGAAGCGATCATTGCTTACAACGAAGGCCGAGTTCACCTCAATGCATTTGTGAAAGTGCGTGTGAATAATATGAATGATAATGGCGTGATCAAACCCGGCGTGATCGAAACTACATTGGGAAGAATTCTTTTCAACCAGGTAGTTCCTGCTGAAGTTGGTTACATCAATGAACTGCTCACGAAAAAATCATTGCGCGATATTATCGGAACCGTGTTGAAAGAAACAGGAATGGCGAAGACCTCGAAATTCCTCGACGATATTAAAGAACTCGGATTCCGCATGGCGTTCAAAGGCGGATTGTCTTTCAACCTCGGAGATATTATCATTCCGCAGGAAAAAGATAAAATGATCGCTGAAGCAAATGACCAGGTGGAAGAGGTGAGGAACAATTACAACATGGGCTTCATCACGAATAACGAACGTTACAATCAAACGATCGACATCTGGACACATACAAATAACAGAATTACTAAACGTGTCCTCGATCAGTTGTCATCCGATCGTCAGGGATTCAATCCTGTTTACATGATGCTGGATTCAGGCGCACGCGGATCGAAAGAACAGATCAAACAGCTTGGTGGAATGCGCGGATTGATGGCGAAACCTTCGAAAGCTGGTGCAGCAGGAGGAGAGATCATCGAAAATCCTGTCATCTCGAATTTCAAAGAAGGCCTTTCCATTCTTGAATATTTTATTTCCACGCACGGTGCGCGTAAAGGTCTTGCCGATACCGCTCTTAAAACTGCCGATGCCGGTTACCTCACCCGTCGTCTAGTTGACGTTGCACAGGATGTGATCATCACTGAAGAAGAT from Bacteroidota bacterium encodes:
- the rpoC gene encoding DNA-directed RNA polymerase subunit beta' → MSFRKEVKIKSNFSTITISLASPESILERSSGEVLKPETINYRTYKPERDGLFCERIFGPVKDWECHCGKYKRIRYKGIVCDRCGVEVTEKKVRRERMGHINLTVPVAHIWYFRSLPNKIGYLLGLPTKKLDMIIYYERYVVINAGIKGADGINYMDFLTEEQYLEILETLPKENLYLDDHDPNKFIAKMGAEALYDLLQRIKLDELSYELRHKANNETSQQRKNEALKRLQVVEAFRQANKNVQNNPEWMIIKVVPVIPPELRPLVPLDGGRFATSDLNDLYRRVIIRNNRLKRLIEIKAPDVILRNEKRMLQEAVDSLFDNSRKSNAVKTESNRALKSLSDSLKGKQGRFRQNLLGKRVDYSARSVIVVGPELKLHECGLPKDMAAELFKPFIIRKLIERGIVKTVKSAKKIVDRKDAVVWDILENVLKGHPVLLNRAPTLHRLGIQAFQPKLIEGKAIQLHPLVCTAFNADFDGDQMAVHVPLGNAAILEAQILMLAAHNILNPANGAPIAVPSQDMVLGLYYMTKGMKTDDKVKVKGEGLKFYNSEEAIIAYNEGRVHLNAFVKVRVNNMNDNGVIKPGVIETTLGRILFNQVVPAEVGYINELLTKKSLRDIIGTVLKETGMAKTSKFLDDIKELGFRMAFKGGLSFNLGDIIIPQEKDKMIAEANDQVEEVRNNYNMGFITNNERYNQTIDIWTHTNNRITKRVLDQLSSDRQGFNPVYMMLDSGARGSKEQIKQLGGMRGLMAKPSKAGAAGGEIIENPVISNFKEGLSILEYFISTHGARKGLADTALKTADAGYLTRRLVDVAQDVIITEEDCGTLRGLIATPLKKNDEIVEPLHDRILGRTTVHDVFDPQTGDLIIESGNEITENYAVRIDNTAIESLEIRSVLTCESKQGVCAKCYGRNLASGRMVQQGEAVGVIAAQSIGEPGTQLTLRTFHVGGVAGGAAAASKLEAKYDGIIEIDELRTVKRKTDNGNVDVVIGRSAEMRIIDLNTKIVLTTGNIPYGSQLYVKNGETVKKGSTICDWDPYNAVIVSEFGGKIEFDHIEEGITFREEADEQTGFTEKVIIESKDKTKNPSIRIISGTDILKTYNIPVSSHVIVEDKNKIEAGQILVKIPRALGKSGDITGGLPRVTELFEARNPSNPAVVSEIDGIVSFGKIKRGNREVIVESRTGERKTYLVPLSKHILVQENDFIRAGEALSDGSISPGDILAIKGPTAVQEYLVNEVQEVYRLQGVKINDKHFEVIVRQMMRKVEIVDPGDTMFLETQIANKADFMEENDRLFSKKVVVEIGDSASMKAGQIVSARKLRDENSMLKRKDMKQVEFRDAVPATSSQILQGITRASLQTNSWVSAASFQETTKVLNEAAVNGKVDTLNGLKENVIVGHLIPAGTGHRTYEKLVVGSKDEYERLLQAKKEAMEEEV
- the rplL gene encoding 50S ribosomal protein L7/L12; translation: MADVKAIAEALVNLTVKEVSELAKVLKDEYGIEPAAAAVVVASGSGAAAAAEKTTFDVILKVAGGQKLQVVKVVKDATGLGLKEAKDLVDGAPKTLKEAISKEDAEALKKSLEEAGAEVEIK
- the rpoB gene encoding DNA-directed RNA polymerase subunit beta, which gives rise to MALETTKKQQRINFAKSKAQIDYPDFLEIQLKSFQDFFQLETTSENRQNEGLFKVFSENFPISDARNNFVLEFLDYFIDPPRYSIDECIERGLTHSVPLKAKLKLYCTDPEHEDFETIVQDVYLGTIPYMTPRATFVINGAERVIVSQLHRSPGVFFGQSRHANGTKLYSARVIPFKGSWIEFATDINNVMYAYIDRKKKLPVTTLLRAIGWESDKQILELFGLADEVKVSKAALKAVVGRKLAARVLKTWVEDFVDEDTGEVVSIERNEVIIDRETILENSHIDLIVDANVKSIILHKVDSANLDYSIIYNTLQKDTSNSEKEAVEHIYRQLRNAEPPDEDTARGIIDKLFFSDKRYDLGEVGRYRLNKKLKQNTSEETRVLTKDDIIQIIKYLIELINSKADIDDIDHLSNRRVRTVGEQLYSQFGVGLARMARTIRERMNVRDNEVFTPTDLINAKTLSSVINSFFGTNQLSQFMDQTNPLAEITHKRRLSALGPGGLSRERAGFEVRDVHYTHYGRLCTIETPEGPNIGLISSLCVYAKINKLGFIETPYRTVTNGKVDVNKHVVYLTAEEEDQRIIAQANADIDDKGNFREKRIKARYESDYPVVDPEQIALMDVAPNQIASIAASLIPFLEHDDANRALMGSNMQRQAVPLLRPEAPIVGTGLEGLIARDSRVLWQAEGDGIVEYVDSTEITIRYNRNDKDRLLSFDDDVKTYKLTKFRKTNQSTCINIRPMVKKGDKVKRGHILCEGYATKEGEIALGRNLKVAFMPWKGYNFEDAIVINEKVVRDDIFTSIHIDEYVMEVRDTKRGLEELTADIPNVSEEATKDLDENGLIRVGAEVKEGDILIGKITPKGETDPSPEEKLLRAIFGDKAGDVKDASLKVPPSIRGVIIDKKLFSRAIKDKKAKADEKSLVEKIDKEEAVEASALRETLIEKLTSVLSGKTCAGVFSNLKEEVVEKGIKFTGKVLEKIDFNNVNSSKWTNDHDANEMVKTILHNFNIKFNDLGGIYKRKKFALQVGDELPAGIVQLAKVYIAKKRKLKVGDKMAGRHGNKGIVARIVRDEDMPFLDDGTPVDIVLNPLGVPSRMNLGQIYETVLAWAGQKLGMKFSTPIFDGATIDEINGYTDQASLPRYGRTFLTDGGTGERFDQPATVGIIYMLKLGHMVDDKMHARSIGPYSLITQQPLGGKAQFGGQRFGEMEVWALEAFGAANILQEILTIKSDDVVGRAKAYEAIVKGDNMPTPGIPESFNVLLHELRGLALNVSLD